A DNA window from Providencia huaxiensis contains the following coding sequences:
- a CDS encoding zinc-binding dehydrogenase: MKAVIIKQFGASQVMELVEQSTPKPKDDEVLVKIKATSINPVDIQTRRGDYKDAISLPAKLGVDCAGIIEAVGKHVQNLNVGDEVYYVPRLLENEGSYATHHIEKAAIIAKKPATITFEEAATLPLSAGTAWECLVERGRLKAGDNVLIHGGSGGVGVYALQIAKYFGAHVVTTCNNTNEGFVKQLGADQYYDYKSAGLYEKIYNDHPNGFDIILDTVGQKTIENSLALLAHAGKIVSIVDMSTPQNLINGWSANGEIHFVFTTQSARRLADMADVIDKGGIKPILERTMMLTDIVAAHDLIEAGTRKGKIAIAING; encoded by the coding sequence ATGAAAGCGGTAATTATTAAACAATTCGGTGCATCACAGGTTATGGAGCTGGTTGAGCAATCAACACCGAAGCCGAAAGATGATGAAGTACTTGTTAAAATAAAAGCTACATCCATAAACCCAGTAGATATTCAAACTCGCCGTGGTGACTATAAAGATGCTATTTCGTTACCTGCAAAATTAGGTGTAGATTGCGCGGGAATTATTGAAGCAGTAGGCAAACACGTCCAAAACTTAAATGTTGGTGATGAAGTTTACTATGTGCCAAGATTGCTTGAAAATGAAGGTAGTTATGCTACCCATCATATTGAGAAAGCGGCAATTATAGCTAAAAAGCCAGCAACAATCACTTTTGAAGAGGCTGCTACACTACCTTTATCTGCGGGGACTGCTTGGGAATGTTTAGTCGAAAGGGGGCGTTTAAAAGCGGGTGATAACGTTCTAATTCATGGTGGAAGTGGTGGTGTTGGTGTTTATGCTCTACAAATTGCTAAATATTTTGGTGCTCATGTGGTTACTACCTGTAATAATACAAATGAAGGATTTGTAAAGCAATTGGGCGCTGACCAGTACTATGATTATAAGAGTGCTGGTTTATACGAGAAAATTTATAATGACCATCCTAACGGCTTCGATATTATATTAGATACTGTAGGTCAAAAAACCATAGAAAACAGTCTTGCTTTGCTAGCACATGCAGGAAAAATTGTTTCTATTGTCGATATGTCAACACCGCAAAACTTGATTAATGGTTGGTCAGCTAACGGTGAAATTCATTTTGTATTTACGACTCAATCAGCTAGAAGGTTGGCAGATATGGCAGATGTCATCGATAAAGGTGGTATCAAACCTATATTAGAGCGAACTATGATGCTAACCGATATTGTTGCGGCTCATGATTTAATTGAAGCTGGTACAAGAAAAGGTAAAATAGCCATTGCAATAAATGGCTAA
- a CDS encoding DUF2798 domain-containing protein: MSFQDKNYILGFPKLPQRALIFLVPFFLSLVMSGIVSFISTVKALGFSWQLVSPWLTSWSISWAIAFPTVLFVLPFARKLSLLLVRSS, from the coding sequence ATGTCTTTTCAGGACAAAAATTATATTTTAGGTTTTCCTAAGCTGCCTCAGCGTGCGTTAATCTTTCTGGTTCCTTTTTTCTTATCGCTGGTGATGAGCGGTATTGTTTCTTTTATCAGTACGGTCAAAGCACTGGGCTTTTCCTGGCAACTGGTTTCCCCGTGGCTGACATCATGGAGTATATCTTGGGCTATTGCTTTTCCGACAGTCTTATTTGTTCTGCCGTTTGCCCGTAAATTATCGCTGTTACTGGTCAGAAGCTCATAA
- a CDS encoding AzlD family protein, with protein sequence MCYRNIPIYFKCLICTCWSGRWIRYNTSDGRQELSLQVLFTILLMAFSTFAIRCAGYIILRNRNLSPKIQQIIEAVPGCVLLTVITPYFATSSPVNLLALVISIVATSRFSLLPVVIISVVSTAVLRGLF encoded by the coding sequence ATGTGCTACCGTAACATACCAATTTATTTCAAATGCCTTATATGTACCTGTTGGAGTGGCCGCTGGATTCGCTACAATACTTCTGATGGGAGACAAGAATTGAGTTTACAAGTTTTATTCACTATCTTACTAATGGCTTTCAGTACTTTTGCGATCCGTTGCGCTGGTTATATAATTCTACGTAATCGTAATCTGAGCCCGAAAATACAGCAAATTATCGAAGCTGTTCCGGGCTGTGTACTGTTGACTGTAATCACTCCATATTTTGCTACTTCGTCCCCAGTAAATTTGTTAGCACTTGTAATATCAATTGTGGCTACATCACGTTTTTCCTTATTACCGGTGGTAATTATTAGTGTCGTATCAACTGCTGTTTTACGTGGGCTATTTTAA
- a CDS encoding AzlC family ABC transporter permease translates to MLKNKLYSNSYASIVKEIYRGLIYALPVLIGYIPFGLLLGTQAAQKGISPLEMGMMTGLNFGGGSEFAVMPIWSPMPNILTIVLITILVNSRYLIMGITFAPLIYHLPPKKALPTLFAMSDESWALGMADAARRKASGLTPFSGWFYIGLAGAMWLTWAISTIAGVIVGPMLGDITTWGFDMAFPAVFFVLLKGMWKGLRASIPWVVSLICATVTYQFISNALYVPVGVAAGFATILLMGDKN, encoded by the coding sequence ATGCTTAAAAATAAACTGTATAGTAACTCTTATGCTTCAATAGTGAAAGAAATATATCGGGGACTTATCTATGCATTGCCAGTATTAATTGGTTATATTCCTTTTGGTTTGCTTCTAGGAACACAGGCCGCACAAAAAGGGATATCCCCACTAGAAATGGGAATGATGACAGGTCTCAACTTTGGAGGTGGTTCTGAATTCGCGGTTATGCCGATATGGTCACCAATGCCCAATATACTAACAATCGTCCTGATCACGATACTGGTAAATAGTCGTTATCTAATCATGGGCATTACCTTTGCACCATTAATTTACCATTTACCGCCAAAAAAAGCGCTCCCTACACTGTTCGCTATGAGTGATGAAAGTTGGGCATTGGGAATGGCCGATGCAGCTCGCAGAAAAGCGAGTGGTCTAACTCCATTTAGTGGCTGGTTTTATATAGGTTTAGCTGGAGCTATGTGGTTGACTTGGGCCATTTCAACAATAGCTGGAGTAATCGTTGGACCTATGTTGGGTGATATCACTACTTGGGGCTTCGATATGGCATTTCCTGCTGTTTTTTTTGTCTTACTCAAGGGGATGTGGAAGGGCCTTAGAGCATCAATACCATGGGTTGTCAGCCTAATATGTGCTACCGTAACATACCAATTTATTTCAAATGCCTTATATGTACCTGTTGGAGTGGCCGCTGGATTCGCTACAATACTTCTGATGGGAGACAAGAATTGA
- a CDS encoding ArsR/SmtB family transcription factor, with translation MDLLKIFKALANSTRLEILNGLKEPEKNFPPQDEGDFNTVGVCVSSIQEYVGLSQSTVSDYLATLQRAGLVEVRRIGQWTYYKRNEANISSLAELIKEEL, from the coding sequence ATGGATCTATTGAAAATATTTAAAGCTCTTGCGAACTCGACTCGTCTTGAAATTTTGAATGGTTTAAAGGAGCCTGAAAAAAATTTCCCTCCACAGGATGAAGGCGATTTTAACACTGTAGGAGTTTGTGTTAGTAGTATTCAGGAATATGTTGGGTTATCACAGTCAACAGTGTCTGATTATCTTGCAACTCTGCAACGAGCGGGTTTAGTTGAAGTTAGGCGAATAGGTCAGTGGACTTACTATAAGCGGAATGAAGCAAATATCAGTTCGTTAGCTGAGCTTATTAAAGAGGAATTGTAA
- a CDS encoding winged helix-turn-helix transcriptional regulator encodes MNYDEPYGCSVTTTLKVIGGRWKPIILFHLLENETCRFNALKRMINGITQRMLTMQLKELVEDGIVTRTVFEIVPPHVEYSLTEYGNTLTPLLILMRDWGAKHAERGETQ; translated from the coding sequence ATGAATTATGATGAACCTTATGGGTGTTCCGTTACCACTACCTTGAAAGTTATTGGGGGTAGATGGAAACCAATAATTTTATTTCATTTACTCGAAAATGAAACTTGTCGGTTTAACGCATTAAAAAGGATGATCAATGGCATTACACAGCGAATGCTAACAATGCAACTTAAAGAGCTAGTTGAGGATGGTATAGTGACGAGAACAGTATTCGAAATTGTCCCTCCACATGTTGAATATTCCCTTACTGAATATGGAAATACATTAACCCCTTTGTTGATTTTGATGAGAGACTGGGGAGCCAAACACGCCGAAAGAGGTGAAACTCAGTAA
- a CDS encoding CGNR zinc finger domain-containing protein, with the protein MPNTIQASPLFLSGNVALDFINTQYSENGIDKDVLANNQSVISWLEQVGQLKESPNVIPIDLMVISKQLRTELKNIIDQLLNGQPPKLSAFNHLLDEVQFLEQLDWDNDNKKFILLKKCRVKSSLSILEPVISSMLYLLTHENMQYIRQCEASDCVLYFLDLTKSHRRRWCSMSTCGNRMKVAAFRERKKKQ; encoded by the coding sequence ATGCCAAATACCATTCAGGCTTCTCCGCTATTTCTTTCAGGAAATGTAGCACTAGATTTTATAAATACCCAGTATAGTGAGAATGGGATAGATAAAGATGTTTTGGCTAATAATCAAAGTGTTATAAGTTGGCTAGAACAAGTGGGGCAATTAAAGGAGTCACCTAATGTCATACCTATAGATTTAATGGTAATTTCCAAGCAATTAAGGACGGAACTAAAAAATATTATTGACCAATTACTCAATGGTCAGCCCCCCAAGTTGTCAGCGTTTAACCATCTCTTAGATGAAGTTCAATTTCTCGAACAATTAGATTGGGATAATGATAATAAAAAATTCATACTGCTAAAAAAATGCCGAGTTAAAAGCTCTCTCTCAATATTAGAGCCTGTTATTAGTTCAATGTTGTACTTACTTACTCATGAAAACATGCAATACATTCGGCAATGTGAAGCATCCGACTGCGTCTTATATTTTTTAGATTTAACTAAATCTCACCGTCGCCGCTGGTGTAGTATGTCAACATGTGGAAACCGTATGAAAGTTGCTGCATTTAGAGAGCGTAAGAAAAAACAATAA
- a CDS encoding virulence RhuM family protein, translating to MSDNLPEAPQGEFVLFRSEDGQTHVECRFESDTLWLSQASIAELYGKDVRTINEHLVNIFSEGELAQNATIRKFRIVRLEGNRQVSREIDHYSLPAILAVGYRVRSVRGTQFRQWATQILEQYLVKGFVMDDERLKNPPVGQSVVPDYFDEMLERIRDIRASERRVYLRVKDIFTMAADYEPSNKETNRFFQTIQNKLHFACTGMTAAELIASRADASQPDMGLTSYKSDEVRKTDVTIAKNYLRENELKELNRIVNMWLDFAEDQALRRKQVFLQDWDTKLDQFLSFNEREVLQGASGISKKIADEKAKEMFDIYAQKRRQLKEAEGARANIAALKDLLKKSK from the coding sequence ATGAGCGACAATCTTCCTGAAGCACCACAGGGCGAATTTGTTTTGTTCCGCAGTGAAGATGGCCAAACTCACGTTGAATGCCGCTTTGAGTCTGATACGCTGTGGTTATCTCAGGCATCCATTGCTGAACTGTATGGAAAAGATGTTCGTACAATTAACGAACATCTTGTTAATATTTTTTCTGAAGGGGAACTTGCTCAAAACGCAACCATCCGGAAATTCCGGATAGTTCGATTAGAGGGAAATCGTCAGGTCTCCAGAGAGATCGACCATTATAGCTTACCTGCCATTCTTGCTGTCGGTTACCGTGTCCGTTCGGTTCGCGGTACACAGTTTCGTCAATGGGCAACGCAAATACTGGAGCAGTATCTGGTCAAAGGGTTTGTGATGGATGATGAACGACTGAAGAACCCGCCTGTCGGTCAGTCAGTCGTGCCTGATTACTTTGATGAGATGCTCGAACGCATCCGTGATATTCGCGCCAGTGAGCGACGTGTGTATTTACGGGTGAAAGATATATTCACTATGGCAGCGGATTACGAGCCTTCCAATAAAGAAACCAATCGTTTCTTCCAAACCATTCAAAACAAACTGCATTTTGCTTGTACTGGCATGACTGCTGCTGAGCTTATAGCCAGTCGTGCAGATGCTAGCCAGCCGGATATGGGCTTAACCAGCTATAAGTCGGACGAAGTTCGTAAAACGGATGTGACGATTGCGAAGAATTATCTACGTGAAAATGAGCTCAAAGAATTAAACCGTATCGTCAATATGTGGCTCGACTTTGCCGAAGACCAAGCACTGCGCCGTAAGCAAGTTTTCTTACAGGATTGGGATACCAAGCTGGATCAGTTTTTAAGTTTCAATGAGCGTGAAGTTTTGCAGGGTGCTAGTGGAATTAGTAAGAAAATTGCTGACGAAAAAGCCAAAGAAATGTTTGATATTTATGCTCAAAAGCGTCGCCAATTAAAAGAAGCTGAAGGGGCAAGGGCGAATATTGCGGCGTTGAAAGACTTATTGAAAAAAAGTAAATAA
- a CDS encoding LysR family transcriptional regulator, translated as MNDLHAFLIIAQEQSFTKAAARLGVTPSALSHTIRLLEERLGIRLLARTTRNVSVTEAGAQLMNAIHPLFEQIDIELNALSELRDSPRGTIRLSCTDDQIEIYIRPILNNFLQKYPDITIEIYVDYGFTNIVEERFDAGIRIGDDINKDMIAVRIGPDWRLIAVASPDYFKQHPKPLFPNDLSEHQCINIRHRAAGAIYAWEFKQDGRTTSIKVDGQLVFNSTLHQLNAALDGMGIAYIPEHLAEPYIAEGKLQAVLIDYSPYFEGFHLYYPNRRQSSPAFMAFVEAIRYRNKGVALCG; from the coding sequence ATGAATGACTTGCACGCTTTTCTTATCATTGCTCAAGAGCAAAGTTTTACAAAAGCGGCCGCAAGACTGGGTGTGACGCCTTCAGCATTGAGCCATACAATACGACTTTTGGAAGAACGCTTAGGGATCCGGCTTCTCGCAAGAACAACCCGAAATGTTTCAGTGACAGAGGCTGGCGCACAGCTAATGAATGCCATCCACCCATTATTTGAACAGATTGATATTGAACTTAATGCATTAAGTGAGTTACGAGACAGCCCTAGAGGAACTATTCGCTTAAGTTGTACCGATGACCAAATAGAAATTTATATTCGACCAATATTGAATAATTTTTTACAAAAATATCCTGATATCACAATAGAAATATATGTGGACTATGGTTTTACAAACATTGTTGAAGAGCGTTTCGATGCAGGAATTCGAATTGGCGATGATATCAATAAAGACATGATAGCAGTTCGCATTGGGCCAGATTGGCGCTTAATTGCTGTCGCTTCACCGGACTATTTTAAACAGCACCCTAAGCCTTTATTTCCTAACGACTTATCTGAACATCAATGTATCAATATTCGCCATCGTGCTGCGGGGGCTATTTATGCATGGGAATTTAAACAAGATGGCCGTACAACGAGTATAAAGGTGGATGGGCAACTCGTTTTCAATAGTACACTACACCAGTTAAATGCAGCACTTGATGGAATGGGAATAGCCTATATTCCTGAACATTTAGCAGAGCCTTATATTGCCGAGGGTAAGTTACAGGCTGTATTAATCGATTATAGCCCTTACTTTGAAGGTTTCCATCTGTATTACCCAAACCGTCGCCAATCCTCACCCGCTTTTATGGCTTTTGTAGAAGCAATAAGGTATCGGAACAAAGGAGTCGCACTATGTGGGTAA
- a CDS encoding MFS transporter: MDNVIFQKRNFPERANWSAVFAMTLCVFVLIASEFMPVSLLTPLALDFQVTEGMAGQGITISGIFAVITSLFISALTRHLNRKTLLLGLAFLMGLSGAMIALAPNYYVYMVGRALIGVVVGGFWSMSAAIAMRLVPIDQVPKALAIFNSGNALATVIAAPLGAYLGSTIGWRGAFLGLVPIAIATIVWLWVSLPSMPTAPNSHQNTPQILSIFSFFKYRVVTLGMLAIGLFFMGQFTLFTYVRPFLETVVKVDISMVTFILLLIGITGFIGTLLINRVLKIGFYQILITIPLLMASIAVSLIFFGYSTLAATVLLSLWGFIATAAPVGWWSWIPRIFSNNTEAGGGLMVAVIQLSIASGASVGGIVFDLMGYESTFAISALFLVVAAILVQCTAKAEKET; encoded by the coding sequence ATGGATAATGTCATTTTTCAAAAGCGAAATTTTCCTGAAAGAGCGAATTGGAGTGCAGTTTTTGCCATGACGCTATGTGTTTTTGTATTGATTGCCTCAGAATTTATGCCTGTGAGCTTGTTAACGCCGTTAGCGCTTGATTTTCAGGTAACTGAAGGCATGGCAGGACAAGGTATTACGATCTCAGGAATATTTGCTGTCATAACGAGTTTATTTATTTCTGCGCTGACTCGTCATTTAAATCGTAAAACTTTATTGCTCGGGCTCGCGTTCTTAATGGGGCTGTCAGGTGCAATGATTGCTTTGGCTCCTAATTATTATGTTTATATGGTTGGCCGTGCGCTAATCGGTGTTGTTGTTGGCGGTTTTTGGTCTATGTCTGCCGCGATAGCAATGCGCCTTGTACCGATAGATCAAGTTCCTAAGGCACTGGCTATTTTCAATAGCGGCAATGCACTAGCAACGGTTATTGCTGCACCTTTAGGGGCTTATTTAGGCTCAACTATTGGGTGGAGAGGGGCATTTTTAGGCTTAGTACCTATCGCGATTGCAACTATTGTGTGGTTATGGGTGAGTTTACCCTCAATGCCAACTGCTCCGAATAGTCATCAAAATACGCCTCAGATTCTCAGTATTTTTAGCTTTTTTAAATACCGGGTTGTCACACTGGGTATGCTTGCTATCGGTCTATTTTTTATGGGGCAATTTACCTTATTTACCTATGTGCGCCCTTTTCTTGAGACCGTGGTAAAAGTCGATATCTCGATGGTGACATTTATCTTGTTACTTATTGGTATTACTGGATTTATCGGAACTTTACTGATTAATCGTGTATTAAAAATAGGGTTCTATCAAATATTAATCACGATTCCATTATTGATGGCCAGTATTGCTGTATCACTTATTTTCTTTGGCTATTCCACTCTTGCTGCCACCGTATTATTGAGTCTTTGGGGGTTTATCGCGACTGCCGCGCCTGTTGGTTGGTGGAGCTGGATACCTCGAATATTTTCAAATAACACAGAAGCAGGAGGGGGGTTGATGGTCGCAGTGATCCAACTTTCCATTGCCTCAGGTGCTTCGGTGGGAGGCATAGTATTTGATTTGATGGGCTATGAAAGTACTTTTGCAATCAGTGCGTTATTTCTTGTAGTTGCAGCAATACTTGTTCAGTGCACAGCAAAGGCTGAAAAGGAAACATAA
- a CDS encoding YibL family ribosome-associated protein, whose amino-acid sequence MKEIEKTQIKLLSDRLDLIRHQMASMQLTSEVEKHSELEKEKATLEIEIARLKALRNKKLSKEAQKLVDMPFKRPITKKEQADLGKLKKSVRGLIIVHPMTALGREMELDVMTGFAKTDF is encoded by the coding sequence ATGAAAGAAATTGAAAAAACACAAATTAAACTTCTTAGCGACCGTTTAGACCTTATTCGTCACCAGATGGCAAGTATGCAGCTGACGAGTGAAGTAGAAAAACATTCAGAGCTAGAGAAAGAAAAAGCGACACTGGAAATTGAAATCGCTCGCCTGAAAGCGCTGCGTAACAAAAAACTAAGCAAAGAAGCGCAAAAGCTTGTAGATATGCCATTCAAGCGCCCCATCACTAAGAAAGAACAAGCCGACCTTGGCAAACTGAAAAAGTCAGTGCGAGGCTTAATAATCGTCCATCCAATGACGGCATTAGGCCGTGAAATGGAACTGGATGTTATGACGGGTTTTGCTAAAACTGATTTTTAG
- a CDS encoding tyrosine-type DNA invertase: MTKRKFITRTEVNSLLDATKQGRYPNRDYCLLLMSFLHGLRVSELTHITMADIDLAQKVIFIRRLKGGLSTVQPIIPEEFNAIEKWLVERDSWKTAGSDCLFISQKGSQISRYQIYRLFEQYGKIAGLPVKLHPHMLRHACGYALADLGRDTRLIQDYLGHRNIAHTVIYTASNEKRFSGIWSNQ; the protein is encoded by the coding sequence ATGACTAAACGTAAATTTATTACACGTACAGAAGTTAATTCTTTATTGGATGCTACAAAGCAAGGTCGCTATCCTAATCGAGACTATTGCTTGTTATTAATGAGCTTTCTGCATGGATTAAGAGTTAGTGAGCTCACTCATATCACAATGGCTGATATTGATTTGGCGCAGAAAGTGATATTTATTAGGAGACTAAAAGGAGGGCTGTCTACCGTACAGCCTATAATCCCCGAAGAGTTTAATGCGATTGAAAAATGGCTAGTTGAAAGAGATTCTTGGAAAACAGCAGGGTCAGATTGTTTATTCATTTCACAAAAGGGAAGCCAAATTTCTCGTTATCAAATTTATCGCTTATTTGAGCAGTATGGGAAAATTGCAGGGCTTCCTGTAAAGCTTCATCCTCATATGCTAAGGCATGCATGCGGCTATGCTTTAGCTGATTTGGGTAGGGACACTCGATTAATCCAAGATTATTTAGGACATCGAAATATCGCCCATACTGTAATTTATACTGCTAGTAATGAAAAAAGATTTAGTGGTATTTGGTCGAATCAATAA
- a CDS encoding helix-turn-helix domain-containing protein: MKSNKLKTSIDSFQKILTEQIGMELSHLRKEKGLSGSDLAKKLNISQQQISRYERGICSINCGMLFSILFYLEISPSAFFDSVSLKINEKNPSANSFIHNSACLSDEKDNYHYIFNRQTEIILNSLYSK; this comes from the coding sequence ATGAAAAGTAATAAATTAAAGACCAGTATAGATAGCTTTCAGAAAATACTAACTGAACAAATTGGCATGGAATTATCGCATCTTAGAAAAGAGAAAGGACTTAGTGGTAGTGATCTAGCTAAAAAATTAAATATATCACAACAACAAATATCTCGTTATGAAAGAGGAATATGTAGCATTAACTGTGGAATGCTATTTTCAATTTTATTCTATCTAGAAATTAGCCCAAGTGCATTTTTTGACAGTGTATCATTGAAAATAAATGAAAAAAACCCTAGTGCTAATTCATTTATTCATAATAGTGCATGTTTATCCGATGAAAAGGATAACTACCATTATATTTTTAATCGACAAACAGAAATTATTTTAAATTCTTTATACAGCAAATAG
- a CDS encoding fimbrial protein, with amino-acid sequence MKKVFLAALVSAAIASPALADQGHGKVTFKGEIIDAPCSISSDSIDQTVWLGQIANSVLANGGTSSAKQFNIELEDCVFPKDADDKVYNDKVSITFSGSSAAFNSKLLGVTGLDATDTTIAGNVGIQLTDTNGAALDMGVATAQEHQLQAGDNTLRYSAYVQGANVAVDKIPLGKFEGVTNFTLTYN; translated from the coding sequence ATGAAAAAAGTATTTTTAGCCGCACTAGTTTCTGCCGCTATTGCATCTCCAGCACTCGCTGATCAAGGGCATGGTAAAGTCACATTTAAAGGTGAAATCATCGATGCACCTTGCTCAATTAGTTCAGATTCTATTGACCAAACAGTATGGTTAGGCCAAATCGCTAACTCTGTTTTAGCGAATGGCGGTACTTCTAGCGCGAAGCAATTCAATATTGAATTGGAAGACTGTGTATTCCCGAAAGATGCAGATGATAAAGTGTACAACGATAAAGTGAGTATCACATTCTCTGGTTCTAGCGCTGCTTTCAACTCTAAATTACTTGGAGTAACAGGCTTAGACGCAACAGATACAACTATTGCTGGCAACGTGGGTATTCAATTAACGGATACTAATGGCGCAGCGTTAGATATGGGAGTTGCAACAGCTCAAGAACATCAATTACAAGCGGGTGATAATACATTACGTTATAGCGCTTATGTACAAGGTGCAAACGTTGCGGTTGATAAAATTCCATTAGGTAAATTCGAAGGCGTAACTAACTTTACCTTAACTTATAACTAA
- a CDS encoding fimbrial protein, with amino-acid sequence MRRKVSSLFLLTLFLSPQMAASSHGWGKVTMNGEIVDTACAIDIGSRDQTINMGVLPTSYIREVGKGPIKEFDIKLIDCRWEKYSKDNNEWNSLEVTFDGPSEGDFFTLSGEAKGVQLALHDISGYSITPGKPLPALGITPGTMILKYQMQLVTNYHPVKAGNYQTLLRFKVDYY; translated from the coding sequence TTGCGAAGAAAAGTATCTTCCCTATTTCTTCTAACATTATTTCTTTCGCCACAAATGGCTGCATCATCTCATGGATGGGGAAAAGTCACGATGAATGGCGAAATAGTCGATACTGCCTGCGCAATAGATATTGGGTCTAGGGATCAGACCATTAATATGGGGGTACTTCCAACAAGCTATATTCGTGAAGTTGGGAAAGGCCCCATAAAAGAATTCGATATTAAGCTCATTGATTGTCGTTGGGAAAAATATTCGAAAGATAATAACGAATGGAATTCACTCGAAGTCACTTTTGATGGTCCATCAGAAGGTGATTTTTTCACACTCTCGGGTGAAGCAAAAGGAGTGCAATTGGCATTGCATGATATATCGGGATATTCCATTACACCAGGAAAGCCATTACCTGCATTAGGAATTACACCAGGGACAATGATCCTGAAATATCAAATGCAATTAGTCACCAATTATCATCCTGTTAAAGCGGGTAATTACCAAACCTTATTAAGGTTCAAGGTCGATTATTATTAA